The Dyadobacter sandarakinus DNA window TTCGCTGAGCGCCACTTTCGGGTCAATCTCAAACTCGGCAGCTTCCGCGGGGATGGCGAGTGCCAGCTCCCGTCCGTCCCTCGAACTCAGGAACATTTTCAACTTCAGCGAAGCGACCGCAGCAGCCTGGTCAGCGGATGCCAAGTCCTTCTGAGCGGTAAGTAATCCCATCTGCAATTGCAGAAGATCGTTTTTGGACACTTTTCCCAATGCAAGCTTGTGTTCGGCGATCTTGTACAGCGTATCATTGTTGCTCCGGTTTTTCTCGGCAATATCGAGGTTAACCTGCGCCACAAGCAACTCAAAGTACAAGGCAGTAACATCCAGTGAAACCTGCTCCATATCCGCAACATACTGCTGGTTGCCTTCCCTGAACTTCAGCGGCTGGATTTTGCGGTCCCATTTCATCTGATTAAACCGGAACAAGGGCTGACTGAATCCGATTTCTACGGGAATGCCGTTGTAGCGGGTATTATCGCGCACAAAGTCATCGAACCGCTGCAGTTGTTTTTGCACATACAAAGTACCGCCGGTTACCGCAACGCTCTGACTGAGTGCGAGGTTGAGCAGCGAGTTGTTGTTGGAAACCGGCTGGAATGATACCGTCCCATCAGGCTGCACCACCTCAATGTACGACCGCGTAAATCCCGGCACTGTCCCGCTCAGTGCCAGCTGAGGCCGGAAGTTGGCCTGAAAAGACCGGTACTGCCAAAAATTGGTTTTCTTCTGGGTACTCGCCTGCTTGGATGCAATGGATTGGGTGCGTGCTAGCTGTACCACTTCCGACAAAGTAAGCGGCTGCGCATTTATCTTGAAAACAGCCGCCAGCAACAAAAGGGTGAGCAGAAGTTTTTTCATTGGATCGTAAGCTGTTCAAGGTGCTCGTAACTGTTCATGTCCGTGAGGATCACCTTGTCACCGGGCCGCAGCCCGCTTTTGATCTCAACAAAATCAAAGTTGGAGAGCCCGGTTTCAACCTCCCTGCGCACCGCCCGCCCGTTTTCAACCACAAAAACATACTGTTTCCGCTTGCCTGTAAAAGCAGGACCATTCGCTACGCGGACCGTACGGGTGCTTTTACTGGTGACAACATACACTTCAACCTTCATGTTTGGGCGCAGCAATTCGCTTTTTGCATTGTCCAGCTGAATCACAAACTGGATGATTCCGTCTTTCACGGCCGGCTTCACCTGCGTAATCACGCCCCGGAGATCATTGTCATTGAGCCTGGTGATTACGGCCAGTCCAGCCTTGACCTGATCTGCATATACGTCCGAACAACTTCCCTCCACACGAAAGCTCCCCAGGTCGGCCACTTTCGCGAGTATCTCACCCTCGTTTACCGATGAACCTATATTTTCGTTTACCCAGGTCAGTACGCCGGTGCGGTCGGCAACAATATCTGCCATTTTCAGCTTATGCTGCATTTCTTCCAGGTTTTTCCCTTCGATGCGTGCACCAAGTTCTGTTTCTTTAAGGCTCGCACTCATCGACTCGCGGTTGTAGCTGAGGTCATTTTCCAGCTGCTTTTTCTCTAACTGGGCAATTTTCAGCTGGTTTTCGGCCCTGGTCACATCTTCGGCTGTGCCGCCTCCTACTTTCTGAAGTCGCTTGGCATCTTCAAAGTCGGCTTGCAGCTTGTTGATATTGAGCAGCTTGATTTTATCCACGATCTCTGCATCAAAGAGGTTCTTGTTCAGCTTCATCCGCAGCTGCTCAATTCCGTTCTTTTTCAGTTCGAGCTGGTCTTGGTATTTTTCAAATTCAATCTGTGTCAATGATTTGTCGAGTTCCACAATCGCCTGACCAGGCTTTACCCGGCTGCCGGGAGTCAGCAGAACGCGCCTGATGCTGGCACGGATGGGACTTGTAAAAACCTGCTCGTAAGCGGGGATCACCTCGCCGGAAGCAGTTAAGGTGTTTTCGACATCACCAGTTTCTACCACAGCAGTACGTATGCGTGCATTTTCAATGGTGCCGCTGAGTGATTTACGAAAATAGAAAATGCCCGCTGCCAGGACTGCCAGCGCGAGCAGGCCGGCAGTCCATCGTTTGTTTCGGGCGGATTTCACGTATTCGGGGGCTACTTCCCTATCCATGGAGGTGTTTGTTAACGGGTGATTTTCATGGCTGATATTACATCTGTTTATTAGAATATTATGCCAGTAGTTAACAAGCTGAAATAGAGAGTTTTATCAGTTTTTTGACAAACAAAAAACCGTGCGTTTCCGCACGGTTCGTTTGATATGGCACTGTTTGAAATGGCTTGTTTATGTTTTCAGCTTTTTCTTTTTGGCGGCCGGGAAAAGTACATTATTCAGGATCAGCCGGTACCCTGCGGAGTTGGGGTGCAGGTTGAGGTCCGTGGGCTCCTCGCCTACCCTGTGCTGGTAGTCTTCGGGATCGTGACCGCCATAGAAAGTAAAAAAGCCTTTTCCATGCGTACTGTGAATGTACCGGGCTTCCTTCACAGATTTATTTTCCGCCAGGATAATCACCTCAGGCTTGATCAGGTGATTTTTAAATGCCGTCGTCTGCCCCAGGAAACCTTTGATGATGGTCTGGTGATTCTGGGTAAGCATGCTGGGTACCGGGTCCCATTTGGCCGAAAACTGAAATAAGGAAAAGAAATCATTGGGTTCAAGCAGATTCCGTTCTTCTGGCTGGTTATCGATATCAGAAAACTCAACATCGTACGGCGTGGCAATGGTTTTAAAGTTTCTGAATGCAAAGGTATTATCAAAGTTGAGCTTACTGTTTGCGGTAGGATCTGCCGGGGTTCCGTCATAGGGCGTTTCCACGATATCGAGTCCCTCTGCTGCTAACGTAATGTCGAAGGTATCCGTGGCATTGCACATGGCAAACATGTACCCACCCCCGGTCACGAAATCGGCGATCTTCCTGGCGACTGCCTGTTTCATGGCAGGTACATTATTAAACTGGAACTTGCCGGCTGTTTCTTCTGCTTCCCTCTTTTGTTCGCGGTACCAGGGATAATCCTTATACTGGATAAACTTTCCGAACTGACCCGTAAAATCTTCATGGTGCAAATGCAGCCAGTCGTACTCCGGCAGCTTGCCTGTCAGCACCTCATCGTCGTACACCACATCGTAAGGGATTTCGGCATAGGTAAGTACGAGGGTCACGGCATCGTCCCAAGGCAGCTTTGACTTAGGGGAATAAACGGCAATTTTAGGCGCTTTCTGCAATTTTACGGCATCCATATTGACATCCGGCGCACTGATCTGGCTTAGGATTTGCCCTGCCTGACCTTCGGAGATCACTTCAAAGCTCACGCCGCGCACGGTCATTTCGGATGCAAACTGCTGGGTATAAGGTACCATAAAGCTGCCACCCCGGTAGTTGAGCAGCCAGTCCATCTCCATTTCGAAGTTTTTCAGGATCCAGTAAGAGATTCCGTAGGCTTTCAGGTGGTTCTTCTGGCTCTCGTCCATGGGAATCAGCAGGCGGTTTGCCATGCAGTTCAATGACAATCCCAAAAAAATGACGAGCGGGACAATCAGCCGCTTCACCGGTTTGAATCTTTCCTCTTTCATGTGCAGCTTTACAAAAGGCATTTATTATTCAATAAATATAAATAAACATTCCCGAAGGTAAACGACCCGATCCCGTTTATCGTACGCAAGCTGCCCGCCCTATGAACATCCGCGAAAACGTTGAGGAAGGTCTCCGCTCGATCCAGTCCAACCTGCTCAGGACCGTCCTCACGGCCCTCATCATTGCCATCGGTATTACATCGCTGGTGGGTATTCTTACAGCGATTGAAGGAATCCGTAACTCGGTCAATGCCAGCTTCGCAGACCTGGGTGCCAATACTTTTACCGTGAAGAACCGTGAAGACGACAACTGGCGGAACGGAGGCCGGCGCAACAAACAATATCCGCCGGTAAGCTTCCGGCAGGCACTTTCCTTTGCAAATCAGTTCCGGGAAGGGTACCAGGCTACTGCCTCCCTCTCCGCAGATATAGGCGGGGCCGTACAGGTAAACTATGGTTCGCGCAAAACAAATCCGAACAGCAGCGTAGTGGGCTCCGACGAGCAGTACCTGCAAATCAATGGCTACAAGATCGACCAGGGACGCAACCTGGATAAGAATGATATGGAAAAGTCGCTGAATGTGGTGGTGCTCGGGCAGGAGATTGCCATGAAACTTTTTGAGCGGCGTAATCCTGTGAACCGCGAAATCACCTTTATGGGCAGCAAGTACAAGGTGGTGGGCGTATTGCAGAAAAAAGGATCTCTCGGCGGCAACAATGATTCCGACAGGCTGCTGCTCATCCCGCTTACAAACGGGCGCGGACTGGCTGCCAACCGTGCACTTACTTACAACGTGACGGCTTCCGCCCCGAACATTTCGGATGGGGATTTTATCGTGGAAGAAGCCAGGGGCATTATGCGCAGGATCCGGAAGGACGAACTGGGCAAGGAAGATTCATTCACCATCGACCGGGCAGATGCCATGGCGAGAGATTTTGATGATATATCGGGTTACCTACGTATTGGCGGCTTTGGGATCGGCATCATCACGCTGCTGGGCGCATCCATCGCGCTGATGAACATCATGCTTGTTTCCGTAACCGAACGTACGCGGGAGATCGGCATCCGCAAGTCGCTGGGCGCAACGCCGCAGGTGATCCGTCTTCAGTTCCTGATCGAAGCCATCGTTGTTTGTATTCTCGGGGGAATTGTGGGCCTTATACTCGGCATTGTAGTGGGCAATGTCATATCGGCAGTGATCAGCTCTGAATTGTCCTTTGTGGTACCCTGGCTCTGGATGGCGATAGGAATTCTGGTGTGCGTGCTGGTGGGGGTGCTTTCGGGCATTTACCCTGCAATCAAAGCCTCCCGGCTGGATCCGATCGAAGCGCTTCGTTATGAATAAAGTATGAAAAAGCTGCCGGAATAATTATCGTTTTTTTAGCAACAGACTTGCTTAATACCATTTTCTGTCTACTTTTGCACTCCCAACAAATACGAGAATGCCCAGATGGCGGAATCGGTAGACGCGTTGGTCTCAAACACCAATGAGGTTACACTCGTGCCGGTTCGACTCCGGCTCTGGGTACGAAGGCCCTTCAACGAAAGTTGATGGGCTTTTTGCTTTTTGATCGAAATCAATGATCACTAAGTGTAGGAATTCCCCGATTAATCAACAATTTGGGTTCGACTTGGTTTTTGGTAAATATGCCTAGTTGAAAGAACGCCTGAAATCCAGGGGCGACATATTGGTTTTGAGCTTAAACAATTTGCTAAACGACGGCGGATGTTCAAATCCCAAGTCGTAAGCTATCTCGCTGATCGAGGCCTGGGTTGTCGATAATTGTTCCTTTGCCTTTTCAATCAGATGGTTATGAATGTGCTGCTGTGCATTTTGCCCGGTAAGGGATCGCAGCATATCACTCAGATAACTCGCACTGACATTCAACTGCTCAGCAAGAAACTGGACCGTTGGAAGCCCCTGCTTTTGTACGTCGGTTGACTGGAAGCAGTCGCTTAAAATTTCTTCTACCCTTTGCAGTAAATTGGTGCTTACCGCCTTGCGGGTAATAAACTGGCGTGCGTAGAATCGGTTGGAATAGTTCAGCAGCAACTCGATCTGAGAAATAACAACATCCTGACTAAAATTGTCAATTCTGTCTTTCAATTCTTCTTCAATGCTTTGAAAAACAGAGATGATCATGGTTTTTTCCTTTTCCGATAAGTGCAGCGCTTCGTTGGTGGAATAGGAGAAAAAACCATACTCTTTGATTTTTCTGGCAAGCTCGTAACCCAGTAAAAAGTCGGGGTGGAAAAGTAGTGTATAACCGGTTTGATCACTGAGTGGCAGGTGGCCTCCTGTGATCTGATTGGGTGAAACATAAAACATTCCGCCCTCGTCGAAATCGTAGTAATGCTGCCCGTATCTGAACTTTCCCTGGAAGTTCATCTTGTAGGAAATTTTGTAAAAATTCAGAATATGGGGACTGGGTAGCCTTTCCAGCGGAATGTTCCCTCCGGCATTATTGATCAAAGTTACCAACGGGTGCATAGGTGCCGGCATGTCCAGCGCCTTATGCAACCTTGATAAAGAATCGAATCTGTGGTTAGACATTTCGTCCTTCATATTGTCTGTTTTTACGATTTGCTTTCAATGCTGCCCAATGCACCCGCTACGCTGTTAAGGCTTTTCTTTGCTTCTTCCCAACTTGAATCGGACGGATCGAATGTACTCCGAATGTACGCAAGAATGGTTTCACATACGAAAGCAACACGCTCCGGATCTTCATCACTTGTTTCAAGCGCATCGTAACCGGATATGCCACCGAAGATGTGTTCCGCACCAAATACGGTCAGCAGATCCTTCGGACCCGGACTTTGGTAAAAAGCGTCGGCACGCCAGTTATCCAGATCAGAGAACATGAGGTTTTTGTCTTTATCCCCATTCACAATCAGCGCTGGCAAAATCATAGAACTGAAATCGGAGGCCGCCATCACGGGATAATGGTGCCTCGCTGCGCCGTTCAATCCCTCGGGACCGCCCGGTAAGCCGATCATTACAGGCGCTTTGATCCGTGGCTCTGTCACATTCACGATTTTGCCGGTTGCAGGATCCGTCACTTCCATGCCGGCGAGCATAGCAACGGTATGGCCGCCTAAGGAATGGCCGATCGCAGCAATGTTTTCCTTATCAACTCTTCCGGTTAACCCTGGTACGGTGGCAATGATCTCATCCAGATGATCCAGGATAAATGTCATGTCCGCCGGGCGCGAACTCCAAAACAAGGGTGCTTCGGGAAGCGATGCGGGAAGCGCGAGTGCCTTGGAATTTTGATGCGTAGGCTGGATAACTACAAAACCGTTTGCCGCAAAAAAATCAACAACCGGACCATATCCTCTGTACGAAGACAAAAAGTTGGAGCCGCCATGTCCGTGCGAAAGTAGAATGACCGGCAGGTTGTTTCCGCTGGCAGGCGCAGAAACTTTCATTTCAAGGGCTACGTGACGTCCGGGAACTTCTAATACAACCGGACTAAAACTCATGATGGGTGTTTTTGACTGATTCATCTTGTGATTGATTTTAAATTTGATATATGCAAAGGTCATCAGCCTACACCTCCGCGGCTTAGTCAAATCGGGGCATTGCATAGCCAAACTCAGGAAAAGGAATTTATCATTGAATGGAGGGTATCAGAGGAAGGTAAAGCACATGACCAAATTCACGCCTGACCGCGGTTTGCAAGGAATTTAGACCATTGCGCGTTCGACAATGATCTAGTTAACACAACGAGCCCGGGCGGGTCGACAATAGTTAAGCGGAGCGTGCTGGTCTTATAAAAGCCAGCACGAAGAATCATATTTGTGATACATTTACCACACGCTAAACGCTGATTTAAATGCTACAAAAAATTGAAATACTGTAACCTCATCGTTCTGGTTTGTTTGCTTGTAACTGCCTGTTCCAAAAAGGAATCGAAGCAGTATACCATCGGCTTTTCGCAGTGCACGGGCAGTGATAACTGGCGTAAAACCATGCAGGAGAGCATGTATCGCGAGCTTTCTTTCAATCCGGAGATCAACTTTGTGATGAAGGACGCGGGTGGAAACAGCCAGAAACAGATCAAGCAAATTGAAGAATTGCTCAAACAAGACATTGACCTGCTGATCGTTTCTCCCAATGAAGCCGAGCCCATTACACCCGTTGTAGAAAAAGCTTATCAAAGTGGCATTCCGGTCATTATTCTGGATCGCCGCACGAATTCTGATCAATATACGGCCTATGTGGGTGCGGATAATGT harbors:
- a CDS encoding alpha/beta hydrolase family protein yields the protein MNQSKTPIMSFSPVVLEVPGRHVALEMKVSAPASGNNLPVILLSHGHGGSNFLSSYRGYGPVVDFFAANGFVVIQPTHQNSKALALPASLPEAPLFWSSRPADMTFILDHLDEIIATVPGLTGRVDKENIAAIGHSLGGHTVAMLAGMEVTDPATGKIVNVTEPRIKAPVMIGLPGGPEGLNGAARHHYPVMAASDFSSMILPALIVNGDKDKNLMFSDLDNWRADAFYQSPGPKDLLTVFGAEHIFGGISGYDALETSDEDPERVAFVCETILAYIRSTFDPSDSSWEEAKKSLNSVAGALGSIESKS
- a CDS encoding TolC family protein; the protein is MKKLLLTLLLLAAVFKINAQPLTLSEVVQLARTQSIASKQASTQKKTNFWQYRSFQANFRPQLALSGTVPGFTRSYIEVVQPDGTVSFQPVSNNNSLLNLALSQSVAVTGGTLYVQKQLQRFDDFVRDNTRYNGIPVEIGFSQPLFRFNQMKWDRKIQPLKFREGNQQYVADMEQVSLDVTALYFELLVAQVNLDIAEKNRSNNDTLYKIAEHKLALGKVSKNDLLQLQMGLLTAQKDLASADQAAAVASLKLKMFLSSRDGRELALAIPAEAAEFEIDPKVALSEAFENRADAVAFQRKLLEAEMDVQFAHKENGLNASLNATFGLSNQGVRPTDVYRHPQDREFVELKFTLPIMTWGRNRARTEVARANQELAVQSVEQEKLTFEQEIFTQVTLLQMLQKQVRLTRTADLIAADRYQIAKERFILSDLSVTDLGIATQEKDIARRDYIIALRDYWRSYYSLRLLTLYDFEAGRKLLAAE
- a CDS encoding efflux RND transporter periplasmic adaptor subunit, with the protein product MDREVAPEYVKSARNKRWTAGLLALAVLAAGIFYFRKSLSGTIENARIRTAVVETGDVENTLTASGEVIPAYEQVFTSPIRASIRRVLLTPGSRVKPGQAIVELDKSLTQIEFEKYQDQLELKKNGIEQLRMKLNKNLFDAEIVDKIKLLNINKLQADFEDAKRLQKVGGGTAEDVTRAENQLKIAQLEKKQLENDLSYNRESMSASLKETELGARIEGKNLEEMQHKLKMADIVADRTGVLTWVNENIGSSVNEGEILAKVADLGSFRVEGSCSDVYADQVKAGLAVITRLNDNDLRGVITQVKPAVKDGIIQFVIQLDNAKSELLRPNMKVEVYVVTSKSTRTVRVANGPAFTGKRKQYVFVVENGRAVRREVETGLSNFDFVEIKSGLRPGDKVILTDMNSYEHLEQLTIQ
- a CDS encoding ABC transporter permease, yielding MNIRENVEEGLRSIQSNLLRTVLTALIIAIGITSLVGILTAIEGIRNSVNASFADLGANTFTVKNREDDNWRNGGRRNKQYPPVSFRQALSFANQFREGYQATASLSADIGGAVQVNYGSRKTNPNSSVVGSDEQYLQINGYKIDQGRNLDKNDMEKSLNVVVLGQEIAMKLFERRNPVNREITFMGSKYKVVGVLQKKGSLGGNNDSDRLLLIPLTNGRGLAANRALTYNVTASAPNISDGDFIVEEARGIMRRIRKDELGKEDSFTIDRADAMARDFDDISGYLRIGGFGIGIITLLGASIALMNIMLVSVTERTREIGIRKSLGATPQVIRLQFLIEAIVVCILGGIVGLILGIVVGNVISAVISSELSFVVPWLWMAIGILVCVLVGVLSGIYPAIKASRLDPIEALRYE
- a CDS encoding asparagine synthetase B, with amino-acid sequence MKRLIVPLVIFLGLSLNCMANRLLIPMDESQKNHLKAYGISYWILKNFEMEMDWLLNYRGGSFMVPYTQQFASEMTVRGVSFEVISEGQAGQILSQISAPDVNMDAVKLQKAPKIAVYSPKSKLPWDDAVTLVLTYAEIPYDVVYDDEVLTGKLPEYDWLHLHHEDFTGQFGKFIQYKDYPWYREQKREAEETAGKFQFNNVPAMKQAVARKIADFVTGGGYMFAMCNATDTFDITLAAEGLDIVETPYDGTPADPTANSKLNFDNTFAFRNFKTIATPYDVEFSDIDNQPEERNLLEPNDFFSLFQFSAKWDPVPSMLTQNHQTIIKGFLGQTTAFKNHLIKPEVIILAENKSVKEARYIHSTHGKGFFTFYGGHDPEDYQHRVGEEPTDLNLHPNSAGYRLILNNVLFPAAKKKKLKT
- a CDS encoding helix-turn-helix domain-containing protein, which gives rise to MSNHRFDSLSRLHKALDMPAPMHPLVTLINNAGGNIPLERLPSPHILNFYKISYKMNFQGKFRYGQHYYDFDEGGMFYVSPNQITGGHLPLSDQTGYTLLFHPDFLLGYELARKIKEYGFFSYSTNEALHLSEKEKTMIISVFQSIEEELKDRIDNFSQDVVISQIELLLNYSNRFYARQFITRKAVSTNLLQRVEEILSDCFQSTDVQKQGLPTVQFLAEQLNVSASYLSDMLRSLTGQNAQQHIHNHLIEKAKEQLSTTQASISEIAYDLGFEHPPSFSKLFKLKTNMSPLDFRRSFN